One Punica granatum isolate Tunisia-2019 chromosome 3, ASM765513v2, whole genome shotgun sequence genomic window carries:
- the LOC116198767 gene encoding pectinesterase inhibitor 11-like has protein sequence MKMQSLSFFITFLLLLLHNLPILSADSADPPVTESNATEFIRTSCSQTRNPDVCCAMLIGYANAIQNDPTQLALTAISVSLSHVQDVASYISNLSLRANETSNNDHLEMRQLRGGDPSS, from the exons atgaaaatgcAATCTTTGTCCTTCTTCATCAcatttctcctcctcctcctccacaacCTTCCAATCTTATCTGCCGACTCGGCAGATCCCCCAGTGACTGAATCCAATGCGACAGAGTTCATACGGACAAGCTGCAGCCAAACCCGTAATCCTGATGTCTGTTGTGCCATGCTTATCGGCTATGCTAATGCCATCCAGAATGACCCGACCCAACTGGCCTTGACGGCCATATCCGTGAGCCTATCCCATGTCCAAGATGTCGCATCATACATATCCAACCTCTCTCTCAGGGCCAACGAGACAAGCAACAATGACCACCTGGAG ATGAGGCAGCTCCGGGGCGGCGATCCGAGCAGCTAA